The following proteins come from a genomic window of Bradyrhizobium paxllaeri:
- a CDS encoding class I SAM-dependent methyltransferase, whose product MYECSSCTGRFVADRPERIEKVEDETAAAFASPERVAQQRAHFAWKRIFDENDYPYSLIPLIERWAPGRRVLDLGCGASQLLPMLMKRGFDVVGFEGDPARAEVARENGVTIVSGDWRKIGDIVGTARFDCIVSDQVFEHMLDPVGTLRSLKPVLADGGVLIFRFPNEGSWRRKAELTWARLRGNNRPLSYFVDHWNYFNERAARTCFSAADYEVLRIKKDLSLHGFLVRKVFPNFAAFPGLPQLVARTIAAIDSNALSNGLTVVSRPV is encoded by the coding sequence GTGTACGAGTGCAGCTCCTGCACCGGGCGCTTCGTTGCCGACCGGCCGGAACGGATCGAAAAGGTCGAGGACGAGACGGCGGCCGCCTTCGCCTCGCCTGAAAGGGTCGCCCAACAGCGCGCGCATTTCGCCTGGAAGCGAATTTTCGATGAGAACGACTATCCCTATTCGCTCATTCCATTGATCGAGCGCTGGGCGCCAGGACGACGCGTCCTCGATCTCGGATGCGGGGCCTCGCAGCTGCTGCCGATGTTGATGAAGCGCGGTTTCGACGTGGTCGGCTTCGAAGGCGATCCCGCCCGCGCGGAGGTGGCGCGCGAGAATGGCGTCACTATTGTGTCCGGCGACTGGCGCAAGATCGGTGATATTGTCGGCACCGCCCGCTTCGATTGCATCGTTTCGGACCAGGTTTTCGAGCATATGCTCGATCCAGTCGGCACCTTACGCTCGCTCAAGCCCGTGCTCGCCGATGGCGGCGTCCTGATCTTCCGTTTCCCCAATGAAGGAAGTTGGCGACGCAAGGCTGAACTCACCTGGGCGCGGCTTCGCGGCAACAACCGGCCGCTCTCCTACTTCGTCGACCACTGGAATTACTTCAACGAACGAGCGGCGCGCACCTGCTTTTCGGCCGCGGATTACGAGGTACTGCGGATCAAGAAGGATCTGAGTTTGCACGGATTCCTCGTGCGCAAGGTGTTTCCGAATTTCGCGGCCTTTCCCGGCCTGCCGCAACTTGTCGCTCGCACGATCGCAGCGATCGACAGCAATGCGCTATCGAATGGTTTGACGGTGGTGTCGCGCCCAGTTTAA
- a CDS encoding ABC transporter ATP-binding protein translates to MSEPLLRVTGLKKHFSVKGGLLSREVGRVHAVDGVSFAVNRGETLGLVGESGCGKSTTARCVLRLVEPSEGEVVFDGHDVRGLSGGDLRAMRRNMQIVFQDPFASLNPRMTVGAILGEAFTIHELASSASERDDRVASLLVKVGLKAEHMRRYPHEFSGGQRQRIVIARALAVEPKFIVCDEPVSALDVSIQAQVINLLEDLQAELNLTYLFVAHDLSVVEHISDRVAVMYLGRIVELADASELYRHPRHPYTQALLSAVPVPDPKVKRKRIRLQGDVPSPMNPPRGCHFHTRCPIAEPRCRESAPELKQGSDGHFVACHLA, encoded by the coding sequence ATGAGCGAGCCCCTGCTCCGCGTTACCGGGTTGAAGAAGCATTTTTCCGTCAAGGGCGGTTTGCTGTCGCGCGAGGTCGGCCGCGTTCATGCGGTCGACGGCGTATCCTTTGCGGTCAACCGCGGCGAGACGCTCGGCCTGGTCGGCGAGTCCGGTTGCGGCAAGTCCACCACCGCGCGCTGCGTGCTGCGCCTGGTCGAACCCAGCGAAGGCGAGGTCGTCTTCGACGGGCACGACGTGCGCGGCCTTTCCGGCGGCGATTTGCGCGCCATGCGGCGCAACATGCAGATCGTGTTTCAGGATCCCTTTGCCTCGCTCAATCCGCGCATGACCGTCGGCGCGATCCTCGGCGAAGCTTTCACCATCCACGAGCTCGCCTCCTCCGCCAGCGAACGCGACGACCGCGTGGCGAGCCTGCTCGTGAAGGTCGGGCTGAAGGCCGAGCACATGCGCCGCTATCCGCACGAATTTTCCGGCGGCCAGCGCCAGCGCATCGTGATTGCGCGCGCGCTCGCGGTGGAGCCGAAATTCATCGTCTGTGACGAGCCGGTCTCCGCGCTCGACGTCTCCATTCAGGCGCAGGTCATCAACCTCTTGGAAGATCTGCAGGCCGAGCTCAACCTTACCTACCTGTTCGTCGCCCACGATCTCTCGGTGGTGGAGCATATCTCCGACCGCGTCGCGGTGATGTATCTCGGCCGCATCGTCGAGCTGGCTGACGCCAGCGAGCTCTACCGCCATCCCCGGCACCCCTATACGCAGGCGCTGCTCTCGGCGGTGCCGGTGCCGGACCCGAAGGTGAAGCGCAAGCGGATCCGCCTGCAGGGCGACGTGCCGAGCCCGATGAACCCGCCGCGTGGCTGCCACTTCCACACCCGCTGCCCGATCGCCGAACCGCGCTGCCGCGAGAGCGCACCTGAATTGAAGCAAGGAAGCGACGGACATTTCGTTGCATGTCATCTGGCCTGA
- a CDS encoding ABC transporter ATP-binding protein, which produces MAPLLEIKGLKTHFSTDDGMLQAVDGVDIAINKGETLCVVGESGCGKTVTAMSILKLIAMPPGRIVQGQILFEGRDLVPLTSHELDDIRAKDIGFIFQEPMTSLNPVLTVGEQVAESLRRHEGLSKKDALARTVEMFKLVQIPNAAGRVHDYPHQFSGGMRQRVMIAMALACKPKLVIADEPTTALDVTIQAQILDLLQDMKDRFGMAVMLITHAMGVVAETAQRVVVMYAGKVVEEADVDSLFENPRHPYTQGLIRSIPRIDLDSKHKTRLEAIGGSVPILINPAPGCRFAPRCRFAFDRCAAEEPLLREVAPGHRMACHLGEKQGAAA; this is translated from the coding sequence ATGGCGCCGCTGCTCGAAATCAAGGGCCTGAAAACCCATTTCTCCACCGACGACGGCATGCTGCAGGCGGTGGACGGCGTCGACATCGCGATCAACAAGGGCGAGACGCTCTGCGTGGTCGGTGAATCCGGCTGTGGCAAGACCGTCACCGCGATGTCGATCCTGAAGCTGATCGCGATGCCGCCCGGCCGCATCGTCCAAGGTCAGATCCTGTTCGAAGGCCGCGACCTCGTGCCGCTCACGAGCCACGAGCTGGACGATATCCGCGCCAAGGATATCGGCTTCATCTTCCAGGAGCCGATGACCTCGCTCAATCCGGTGCTGACCGTCGGCGAACAGGTTGCCGAGAGCCTTCGCCGGCACGAGGGCCTGTCGAAGAAGGACGCGCTCGCCCGCACCGTGGAAATGTTCAAGCTGGTGCAGATTCCCAATGCCGCCGGCCGCGTGCATGATTATCCGCACCAGTTCTCCGGCGGCATGCGCCAGCGCGTCATGATCGCGATGGCGCTGGCCTGCAAGCCCAAGCTCGTCATCGCCGACGAGCCCACCACCGCGCTCGACGTCACCATCCAGGCGCAGATCCTCGATTTGCTGCAGGACATGAAGGACCGCTTCGGCATGGCTGTCATGCTGATCACCCACGCCATGGGCGTGGTAGCCGAAACCGCGCAGCGCGTCGTCGTCATGTATGCCGGCAAGGTGGTGGAAGAGGCCGATGTCGACAGCCTATTCGAAAACCCGCGCCATCCCTATACGCAAGGGCTGATCCGCTCGATCCCCCGCATCGACCTCGACAGCAAACACAAGACCCGGCTGGAGGCGATCGGCGGCTCGGTGCCGATCCTGATCAATCCGGCGCCTGGCTGCCGCTTCGCGCCGCGCTGCCGCTTCGCCTTCGATCGCTGCGCGGCGGAGGAGCCGCTGCTGCGCGAGGTCGCGCCCGGGCATCGCATGGCCTGCCACCTCGGCGAGAAGCAGGGAGCTGCGGCATGA
- a CDS encoding ABC transporter permease, with protein MAGLTLASPSAERRPAWSPWRETWRRYRRHKLAVVSAFLLLVLIAAVVFGPFVWRVSINEIDFSARLEGPSLAHPFGTDDLGQDILARMIYGGRISLAVGLAAMAVAVLVGTLIGALAGMSRGALGHALMWLTDLFLSLPQLPLLLLLIYLFRDGLKAVFGPEGGIFILIVLVIGGLRWMPVARLVRAQFLSLREKEFVEAARALGASPLRQVVRHILPNAVGPVIIAGTIDVAAAIIAESTLSFLGLGFPPDTPTWGRLLFDAKDFLDIGPHWALFPGGAIFVAVVAINFIGDGMRDALDARRVI; from the coding sequence ATGGCTGGCTTGACCCTCGCATCTCCTTCCGCTGAGCGGCGCCCGGCCTGGTCGCCCTGGCGCGAGACCTGGCGGCGCTATCGCCGCCACAAGCTCGCCGTGGTCAGCGCCTTCCTGCTGCTTGTCCTGATCGCGGCGGTGGTGTTCGGCCCCTTCGTCTGGCGCGTGAGCATCAACGAGATCGATTTCAGCGCGCGCCTCGAGGGCCCCTCGCTCGCCCACCCCTTCGGCACCGACGATCTCGGACAGGATATCCTCGCCCGCATGATCTATGGCGGCCGTATCTCGCTGGCCGTCGGGCTCGCGGCGATGGCCGTCGCCGTCCTCGTCGGCACACTGATCGGTGCGCTCGCCGGCATGTCGCGCGGGGCGCTCGGACACGCGCTGATGTGGCTCACCGATCTCTTCCTGTCGCTGCCGCAACTGCCGCTGCTGCTCCTGCTCATCTACCTGTTCCGCGACGGGCTCAAGGCGGTGTTCGGTCCCGAGGGCGGCATCTTCATCCTGATCGTGCTCGTCATCGGCGGCCTGCGCTGGATGCCGGTCGCGCGCCTGGTGCGCGCGCAATTCCTCTCACTGCGCGAGAAGGAATTCGTCGAAGCCGCACGCGCGCTCGGCGCCAGCCCGTTGCGGCAGGTGGTGCGGCACATCCTGCCCAACGCCGTCGGCCCCGTGATCATCGCCGGCACCATCGACGTCGCCGCCGCGATCATCGCCGAATCGACGCTGTCGTTTCTCGGCCTCGGCTTTCCGCCGGATACCCCGACCTGGGGCCGGCTGTTGTTCGACGCCAAGGACTTTCTCGACATCGGTCCGCATTGGGCATTGTTCCCGGGTGGCGCCATCTTCGTCGCCGTCGTCGCCATCAATTTCATCGGCGACGGCATGCGCGACGCACTCGATGCGAGGCGGGTGATCTGA